The Paenibacillus sp. genome has a window encoding:
- a CDS encoding YusU family protein — MKLLNDPSLRAQFDALIEQYAELLVGDNAPETVEQVKLWALYSHIHKTMPALANHWNAAHPEGKAAVRELFEDVKARNQRKAAASPPPTST, encoded by the coding sequence ATGAAGCTGCTGAACGACCCGTCGCTTCGCGCGCAGTTCGACGCGCTGATCGAACAATACGCGGAACTGCTCGTCGGGGACAACGCCCCGGAAACGGTGGAACAGGTGAAACTGTGGGCGCTGTACAGCCACATCCACAAAACGATGCCCGCGCTCGCGAACCATTGGAACGCCGCCCATCCGGAAGGCAAAGCCGCCGTCCGGGAGCTGTTCGAGGACGTCAAAGCGCGGAATCAGCGGAAGGCCGCCGCTTCGCCTCCCCCTACTTCAACTTAA
- a CDS encoding zinc dependent phospholipase C family protein: protein MPSVWTHSIYGELLLDRLDLGLWLGDDRAAKALFRLACQGPDPLFYHRFYPWTAKARAASDFWGGLLHRSRCGPFLRELLQRCEGAGPGDPRAIYALGWLTHHALDRIAHPYVFARQGSRKWDHQRLEAAIDTCVLERLRGLDAARTPVAPTLDAGPRLPEAVCASIEDAMRRVYPEHASPFLNGLWHRSYRDTLAAFRLFHDPVGVKRAMTGGAIEPFVPGRRLDPDDPMNERGERWRPPAEPNRESRETFWDVWERALLDGERLLGAAAVWLEASRRSGPAERRTAWLAFAEALGDRSYETGLAADR, encoded by the coding sequence ATGCCGAGCGTATGGACGCATTCGATATACGGGGAGCTGCTCCTTGACAGGCTCGATCTGGGTCTTTGGTTGGGGGACGATCGCGCGGCCAAAGCGCTGTTCCGCCTTGCCTGCCAAGGCCCGGACCCGTTGTTTTACCATCGCTTTTACCCATGGACGGCGAAGGCGCGGGCCGCGTCCGATTTTTGGGGCGGTCTGCTCCATCGGAGCCGCTGCGGCCCGTTCCTGCGCGAGCTGCTCCAGCGGTGCGAAGGGGCGGGCCCCGGCGATCCGCGCGCGATCTACGCGCTCGGCTGGCTGACGCACCACGCGCTCGACCGGATCGCGCATCCGTACGTGTTCGCGCGCCAAGGCAGCCGCAAGTGGGATCACCAGCGGCTGGAAGCGGCGATCGACACGTGCGTGCTGGAGCGGCTCCGAGGGCTCGACGCCGCGCGGACGCCGGTCGCGCCGACGCTCGACGCCGGCCCCCGGCTGCCGGAGGCCGTCTGCGCGTCGATCGAGGACGCGATGCGCCGCGTCTACCCCGAGCATGCCTCGCCGTTCCTCAACGGGCTGTGGCATCGCAGCTACCGGGACACGCTCGCCGCGTTCCGCTTGTTCCACGACCCCGTCGGCGTGAAGCGGGCCATGACGGGCGGCGCGATCGAGCCGTTCGTGCCGGGGCGGCGGCTGGATCCCGACGACCCGATGAACGAGCGCGGCGAACGGTGGCGTCCGCCCGCGGAGCCGAACCGCGAAAGCCGCGAGACGTTCTGGGACGTCTGGGAGCGAGCGCTGCTCGACGGCGAGCGGCTGCTCGGCGCGGCGGCCGTCTGGCTCGAAGCGAGCCGCCGGAGCGGGCCCGCCGAACGTCGAACGGCCTGGCTCGCCTTCGCGGAAGCGCTCGGCGACCGCTCGTACGAAACGGGCTTAGCGGCCGACCGGTAA
- a CDS encoding SDR family oxidoreductase produces MKPTAFLQGRTALVTGASGGIGAAVARRLHERGAVVILAARSADKLAALAAELGPRAHALTLDVADEKAVRAAFETIRERFGGVDVLVNNAGFGRFEPALAAPHDSFRAMMDVNYFAAVQCTREALPHMLQRGSGAIVNVASIAGKFATAKSSGYSATKHALLGFTNALRQELHGTGVHVMAVNPGPVSTSFFDIADPEGGYVSNVRWMMVTPEQVADAVVDGLARRKAEVNVPGWLGAAVRVGQLLPIGLVGAFSAKFLKLK; encoded by the coding sequence ATGAAACCAACCGCTTTCCTGCAAGGCCGAACGGCGCTCGTAACGGGCGCCTCCGGAGGCATCGGCGCCGCCGTCGCGCGGCGGCTGCACGAGCGGGGCGCCGTCGTCATCCTCGCGGCGCGCTCGGCGGACAAGCTGGCCGCGCTGGCGGCGGAGCTCGGGCCGAGGGCGCACGCTCTGACGCTCGACGTCGCCGACGAGAAGGCCGTGAGGGCCGCCTTCGAGACGATTCGCGAGCGATTCGGCGGCGTCGACGTGCTCGTGAACAACGCCGGCTTCGGCCGCTTCGAGCCGGCGCTCGCCGCGCCCCACGATTCGTTCCGCGCCATGATGGACGTCAATTACTTCGCGGCGGTGCAGTGCACGCGCGAAGCGCTGCCGCACATGCTGCAGCGCGGGAGCGGGGCGATCGTCAACGTCGCTTCGATCGCGGGCAAATTCGCCACCGCCAAATCGAGCGGCTACTCGGCTACGAAGCACGCGCTGCTCGGCTTCACGAATGCGCTGCGCCAAGAGCTGCACGGCACGGGCGTGCACGTGATGGCGGTCAACCCCGGACCGGTCAGCACGTCGTTCTTCGACATCGCCGATCCTGAGGGCGGATATGTATCGAACGTCCGCTGGATGATGGTGACGCCGGAGCAGGTTGCCGACGCGGTCGTCGACGGGCTCGCCCGCCGCAAGGCGGAAGTCAACGTACCGGGCTGGCTCGGCGCAGCGGTCCGCGTCGGGCAGCTGCTGCCGATCGGCCTCGTGGGCGCGTTCTCGGCGAAATTTCTTAAGTTGAAGTAG
- a CDS encoding DEAD/DEAH box helicase: protein MNEIETNEKGGFAALGIQGPWLAKLEARGIVEPSPIQAAALPALLGGGDAVIRSRTGTGKTLAFLLPALERIDAASDALQVVVLTPTAELAMQIAREAGDLTEGTTLRTQALIGGASLQRQLDKLKQKPQLVVGTPGRILEIMALKKLKTTEVKYVVVDEADQTFALGAGGEAERILGALPASKQTVFCSATMPEEASRVAAKWTKNAVRVEAEPPEEAGLRLPPTVEHSYIVTEERDRIDAVRRLLRTVQPRSAILFVNQTESIAEVEAKLQYHGLAVEAVYGEQPKQERTAVMRRFRSGKLKLLLATDVAARGLDAPDVTHVIHVDPPLDAERYLHRAGRTGRMGRSGESILVLTPNRTFIAAKFADALGIAIREKRLKEGAWQPAAGNGASPRKQGRPAPSADTAKAAVSGAAKAPASGAAKPASVSAGKGAATNGANGAAVSASRGASANGAKAAPKPKAQTSAAAAAAKKAENRHRDKKNKGAPRWLKEKRAAASANGHANASPTDGSPRG from the coding sequence ATGAACGAGATCGAAACGAATGAGAAGGGCGGCTTCGCCGCGCTCGGCATCCAAGGTCCGTGGCTCGCGAAGCTTGAGGCGCGCGGCATCGTCGAGCCGTCGCCGATTCAGGCGGCAGCGCTGCCGGCATTGCTCGGGGGCGGCGACGCCGTCATCCGGTCGCGGACGGGCACCGGCAAGACGCTCGCCTTCCTGCTGCCGGCGCTGGAGCGGATCGACGCGGCGTCGGACGCGCTGCAGGTCGTCGTGTTGACGCCGACGGCGGAGCTCGCGATGCAGATCGCGCGCGAAGCCGGCGATTTGACGGAAGGCACGACGCTGCGGACGCAGGCGTTGATCGGAGGCGCTTCGCTGCAGCGGCAGCTGGACAAGCTGAAGCAGAAGCCGCAGCTCGTCGTCGGCACGCCGGGACGCATTTTGGAAATTATGGCGCTCAAGAAGCTGAAGACGACCGAAGTGAAGTACGTCGTCGTCGACGAGGCGGACCAGACGTTCGCGCTCGGCGCCGGCGGCGAAGCGGAGCGCATCCTCGGCGCGCTGCCCGCGTCGAAGCAGACGGTGTTTTGCTCCGCGACGATGCCCGAGGAGGCGTCTCGCGTCGCGGCGAAGTGGACGAAGAACGCGGTGCGCGTCGAGGCGGAGCCGCCGGAGGAGGCCGGGCTGCGCTTGCCGCCGACGGTCGAGCACTCCTACATCGTGACGGAGGAGCGGGACCGGATCGACGCGGTGCGGCGGCTGCTGCGCACGGTGCAGCCGCGCTCGGCGATTCTGTTCGTCAACCAGACGGAATCGATCGCCGAGGTCGAGGCGAAGCTGCAGTATCACGGACTCGCGGTCGAAGCCGTATATGGGGAGCAGCCGAAGCAGGAGCGGACGGCCGTCATGCGCCGGTTCCGCAGCGGCAAGCTGAAGCTGTTGCTCGCGACGGACGTCGCCGCGCGCGGACTGGACGCCCCGGACGTCACGCACGTCATCCACGTCGACCCGCCGCTCGACGCGGAGCGATATTTGCACCGCGCGGGACGGACCGGCCGGATGGGCCGCTCCGGCGAGTCGATCCTTGTGCTGACGCCGAACCGGACGTTCATCGCCGCGAAATTCGCCGATGCGCTCGGCATCGCGATTCGCGAGAAGCGGCTGAAGGAAGGCGCGTGGCAGCCGGCGGCCGGCAACGGCGCTTCGCCGCGGAAGCAGGGCCGTCCGGCGCCTTCCGCCGATACGGCTAAGGCGGCGGTTTCCGGTGCGGCGAAGGCGCCGGCCTCCGGTGCGGCGAAGCCGGCGTCCGTCTCGGCTGGCAAGGGCGCTGCAACGAACGGCGCGAATGGCGCAGCCGTCTCGGCGAGCAGGGGCGCGTCAGCGAACGGCGCGAAAGCCGCTCCCAAGCCCAAGGCTCAGACGTCCGCCGCCGCGGCCGCGGCGAAGAAGGCGGAGAATCGTCACCGCGACAAGAAAAACAAAGGCGCGCCGCGCTGGCTGAAAGAAAAGCGCGCCGCCGCCAGCGCGAACGGGCATGCGAACGCCTCCCCGACGGACGGCAGCCCGAGAGGCTGA
- a CDS encoding MFS transporter: protein MDQKRAVRAWVMYDWANSAYSTTMMAAVLPIFFVNVPGAGVGDDVALTAWAYTQSAAMLLLVLLSPVLGAVADVSGAKKKLLGGFMALGVLATTLYAFVGEGQLWFAIALTLLGVVGFNGSLNFYDALLPDIAEPEERDRVSARGYAYGYLGGGLLLAANLVMIQKPEWFGLDTLGGTRLAFVSVALWWLLFSIPLFRRVPERRPAAAVPAGEAVRLAFARLSATFRQLKHYPELVKYLIAFWFFSDGIGTIIKMATAYGETIGIGTSHLIGALLITQFVGFPCAIVFGRLADRFGAKSGLYLSLSIYVLITVLGYFMTTALHFYLLAAMVGLVQGGSQALARSIYTRLIPAGRNAEFFGFMSVWSKFAGIVGPAVFGYVNMIGNSRLGILALVAFFVIGIFVLTRVDLEKGAREAERDLSPPVGGSDGSLPVGR from the coding sequence ATGGATCAAAAACGAGCCGTGCGCGCCTGGGTCATGTACGACTGGGCGAATTCGGCCTATTCGACGACGATGATGGCGGCGGTGCTGCCAATCTTTTTCGTGAACGTACCCGGAGCGGGCGTCGGCGACGACGTCGCGCTGACGGCTTGGGCGTATACGCAATCGGCCGCGATGCTGCTGCTGGTGCTGCTGTCGCCCGTGCTGGGCGCGGTCGCCGACGTCTCCGGCGCGAAGAAGAAGCTGCTCGGCGGATTTATGGCGCTCGGCGTCCTGGCGACGACGCTGTACGCGTTCGTCGGCGAAGGCCAGCTGTGGTTCGCGATCGCATTGACGCTGCTCGGCGTCGTCGGCTTTAACGGCTCGCTCAACTTTTACGACGCGCTGCTGCCTGACATCGCGGAGCCGGAGGAGCGCGACCGGGTGTCCGCCCGCGGTTATGCGTACGGCTATTTGGGCGGCGGGCTGCTGCTTGCGGCCAATCTCGTCATGATCCAAAAGCCGGAATGGTTCGGGCTCGATACCCTCGGAGGCACGCGGCTCGCGTTCGTGTCTGTGGCGCTGTGGTGGCTGCTGTTTTCGATTCCGCTGTTCCGACGCGTCCCGGAGCGGCGCCCCGCGGCGGCGGTGCCGGCGGGGGAGGCGGTGCGGCTCGCGTTCGCGCGGCTGTCCGCCACGTTCCGGCAGCTCAAGCATTACCCGGAGCTCGTCAAATATTTGATCGCGTTCTGGTTTTTCAGCGACGGGATCGGCACGATCATCAAAATGGCGACGGCGTACGGGGAGACGATCGGCATCGGAACGTCGCATCTCATCGGCGCGCTGCTCATCACGCAGTTCGTCGGATTCCCGTGCGCGATTGTATTCGGCCGGTTGGCCGACCGATTCGGCGCGAAGTCCGGATTGTACTTATCGCTTAGCATTTACGTGCTGATCACGGTGCTCGGTTATTTCATGACGACGGCGCTCCATTTCTACTTGCTGGCGGCGATGGTCGGCCTCGTGCAGGGCGGCAGCCAAGCGCTCGCGCGGTCGATTTACACGCGTCTCATTCCGGCCGGCCGCAACGCCGAATTTTTCGGCTTCATGAGCGTGTGGAGCAAATTCGCCGGCATCGTCGGTCCGGCCGTGTTCGGCTACGTCAATATGATCGGCAACAGCCGCCTCGGCATTCTCGCGCTCGTCGCGTTTTTCGTCATCGGCATCTTCGTCCTGACGCGGGTCGATCTCGAGAAAGGCGCGCGCGAAGCGGAGCGCGATCTGTCCCCGCCGGTCGGCGGGTCGGACGGCAGTTTACCGGTCGGCCGCTAA
- a CDS encoding chemotaxis protein CheX: MNPEFVHPFLESARIVIEQVAGVKPSAGEFGIKEIVKHEEYLWVHIGLTGQMTGDIIYGLKEEVALKMVSAMMGGYVLEELGEMGHSAISELSNMISGNASTMLYNKGLRVDITPPKIISSTEGGVISATRVLSIPLSMEGIGELDIQLLIA; the protein is encoded by the coding sequence ATGAATCCCGAATTCGTCCATCCGTTCTTGGAATCAGCGCGAATCGTCATCGAACAAGTGGCCGGCGTCAAACCGTCTGCGGGCGAGTTCGGCATCAAGGAAATCGTGAAACACGAAGAGTACTTGTGGGTCCACATCGGCCTCACCGGCCAAATGACCGGAGACATCATTTACGGCTTGAAAGAAGAAGTGGCGCTTAAGATGGTGTCCGCCATGATGGGCGGCTACGTTTTGGAAGAGCTCGGCGAAATGGGTCACAGCGCGATTTCGGAGCTGAGCAACATGATCAGCGGCAACGCGAGCACGATGCTGTACAACAAGGGACTGCGCGTCGACATCACGCCGCCGAAAATCATCAGCTCGACGGAAGGCGGCGTCATCTCGGCTACCCGCGTCCTGTCGATTCCGCTGTCGATGGAAGGCATCGGCGAGCTCGACATCCAGCTGCTGATCGCATGA